CAGATAATACCAGTGCTTTCCATTAGGATGTGGGGGAGAGGTATGCCCGTGTGTATATGGGGCGTACATCTGGATATATGCGAAAAAAGAAGTGCCTGAGATAACAAAAAGGTGCGTGACTTTTTTAGGAAGTCACGCACCTGTAATTGTATGTAAATGAGGTGTGTAATGCGATTTTGCGCGACTTGCGCGACTGCGTTACTTTTATTGTTTAATTCTGAAGAAATCTTATGCCAATAACTCCTTTACAAGAGCCGAGATAGCACGACCTTCGGCAAGTCCTGCTAACTTTTTAGTAGCTACTCCCATTACTTTTCCCATATCTTTTGCACTGGTGGCGCCTGTTTCTGCAATAATTGCCTTGATAGCAGCTTCCAGTTCCTCTGGAGTCATCTGTTTAGGCAGATATATTTCCATAGCTCTTACCTGAGCCATTTCGGCTTCGGCCAGATCCTGACGATTCTGCCCGATGAAGATTTCAGCCGAATCTTTTCCTTGTTTCACTAACTTTTGAATGATTTTCGTCGCAGCTTCATCTGTTAGTGTATCGTTTGCACCCGGTGCAGTCTTTGCTTCGATGAAATATTTCTTTACGTTTCTAAGTGCTTCCAGTTTTACCTTATCTTTGGCCTTCATAGCCTCTTTGATATCTTCGCTGATTTTGTCAAATAAATCCATGGTATATCTATCTTTTAATTAAAACTTATGATTGTACTTCCGTTTTCCATCTCGGGAACAACGGGTTTCTCTATTACAGTTGCTTTGGCTTTGATATTTTCTAATGTTACCTTATCGCGTTGGAATGTGGGAGAACTCTCTATGGCCGAGATAATCTCTTCGTTGTCTAAATCTTCCGGATTGAATATATAGATATGGCGACGCTTTTTGTACGTTTTTGCTCCGCCTTTAAGGGCGTCTTCTCCATAAGCGATGCGTATCCGTCGGCGGTTTTCTTCCTCTTTCTCTTCCAGCTGTGCCAAACGCTCTTCTTCTTCCTGGGTTCTTTTGCTGATCATTTCGTCCATTCCTGGGATATTGGTTATGCCGAATCCGGTAGCCAGTACGGTAATTTTCACCTTGTTCTCGAGTGTATTATCCACGGCAACCCCCCAGATTACTTCAACCCCTTTATCGAACTTGCTCATGAATTCGTGAATTTCGTTCATCTCCTCCATCATCAGTTCTGATTGTTGGCAGAAAGATACATTGAGCAGTACCTTTTTAGCGTTGAATATGTCGTTGTTGTTCAGTAGCGGTGAGTGAAGAGCATCCTCTATTGCCTTGCTTACACGGTTTTCTCCTTCACCCAGACCGGTACTCATGATGGCAACACCTCCGTCTTTGAGGATGGTGTTCACATCGGCGAAGTCCAGATTTACCTTTCCGCGCATGGTAATAATTTCGGCAATGCTCTTTGCCGCAATAGACAGAGTATCATCCGCCTTGCCGAAAGCATTCATAAACGTCAGGTCGGAATAGATTTCCCGAAGTCGTTCGTTATTGATAACCAGCAGAGCATCAACATGCTTACTGATCTGCTCAACCCCGTCGAGTGCCTGAATAATCTTCTTTTCGCCTTCGAACAGGAACGGGATAGTGACGATACCCACCGTAAGAATATCCATTTCCTTGGCAGTTTTTGCAATAACGGGTGCGGCACCTGTTCCGGTTCCTCCACCCATACCTGCTGTGATGAAAACCATCTTGGTGCCATCGTTCAGCAGATTCTTTATATCTTCGATACTCTCTTCCGCTGCAGCCGATGCACGTTCCGGTTTGTTTCCGGCTCCCAGGCCTTCAGTAATGGAACGTCCCAGTTGCAGTTTAACAGGAACCGGCGATTCCGCAAGAGCTTGGTTATCTGTGTTGCACAGAACGAATGTTACATCATGTATACCCTCTTTGTACATGTGATTAACAGCGTTTCCGCCGCCGCCACCCACACCGATCACCTTGATAATACTGGGGGTGTCTGTAGGAAATTCAAAAGGCATTATTTCGTCTGTCATAACTCTCTGTTATTTATATGATGTTATTATTAGATTCTTATCTCTCTTCGTCTGTGTCGCTGAACATGTCGGTTGTAAGCTTCTCAAAAATGGATTTGAACTTGCTTGGCTTCGCTTTTTTGGCTGCAGCTTTCTCTCTTTTTATCCGCTCTTTCTCTTCCTTCTCCGCTTTTTTCCTTTCTTTTTCTGCCTCTTCTCTTCTCCTGCGTTCCTCTTCTCTTCTTATTCTTTCCTCTTCGGAAGCGGCAGAGTCTTCGTAATCAAATTCATCTTCAGGTTCATTGAACGGGAGTACCTGTTCTGAAATTATGTTTTTGCTTACAGGAGGTTCAACAGGTTTCGCCACTTCAACCAGGCAGCAGTTCTCTTTTCCGGCATTCAACAAACCGATCAGGGTGTTTTGTGTTCCGTCTTTCTTGAGTAAATCGGGACCTTCGGCCCGGATGCCGGTACGGATAAACTTTGCTATTTTGACATTGTTGATCTTTGTACGGTTTTTAATGGCTTCATCGATGTTTTTCAAATTAGATCCACCCCCGGTTATTATGATTCCCGACATCAGTTCTCCCTGATAGCTGGAAAGTTCAATCTGATTCCATACATTAGCAATAATTTCATCCACTCGTGCTTCGATGATTTCGTTAAGCATTTTATTTTCCACCGAGCGTCTCCCATCTTCCAACTGATAGCTTCTGTCAGACTCTTCGTCGGAATGCTCAAGGGTTGCATTGCCATATCTTATTTTTAGATCTTCAGCTTCCTGTTCTTCAATTTGAAGAGTGCAGATATCTCGGGTGATGTTATTACCTCCCAGTGGCAGTACAGAAAGGTAACGGAGGATGTTGTTTTTATATACGGCTACGGTGGTTGTATCGGCGCCAAAGTCTACCAATGCACATCCAGTCCTTTTTTCTGTGTCGGTAAGAATAACCTCAGCTGCGGCCAAAGGTGAGATAAAATAATCGGCAACCTCAATCTTTGCCAGCTCAAAACACCTTTGCAGATTTTTTTTAATGGAAGAGCGAGCAACCACATTCAGGAAGCGTCCTTCGATATTGTTACCCAGAACACCTACCGGATCGGCCTGTAGGTTGACACCTATTTTGTATTCCTGCGGAATGACATCAAGGATATCTGTATCTATCATTGGCACCTGCATATTTTCGTCGATAATGGAATCGACTAACTCCTGCGAGATAATCTCTTCGCTGGCAAAGTGCCGGGTTACTATATTTTTCATTGTGCGGATTGATTGTCCGCCAACACCTACATATACTTTTGATATAGAATTGTTCAGTTCTCCCTCTAGCTTATTGATGATAGAGGTTAGGCTTTGAGCTGTTTTATCTATGTTATAGATTACTCCCTTTCTGATAAATGAGGATGATTCCTCCTTGGCATAGGCAAGGACATGAATAATTCCGTCACTATCTTTTCTCCCTGCTATACCGGTAATCTTGGATGACCCCAGCTCTATAGCTACGATAAAATCTGTTACTGCCATACTATTCTGTTTTTATTGTATCAATACTCCAACTTTTTCGGACTTCTCTGCTCCAGTAATTTCGGGCTTGTCCGTTTGTTTGGTTATCTCACAAGGCTTATTCGTTTCTTTTTTGGTGCAAATTATCTGGTTACTGAACTCAAGACTGATGCGTTCATATTTGTTCCAACCCACTTTGTTAAGGCCCTTTTCATAAAAGATTTTCAGTCTGCCCAGTTTTTCTTCGAAATTATCTATCTTTCCAAGAAAGACTATATGGTCTCCAACCCGGGGAACAAGTTCAATTTCTTTGGTCGGTGTGACATTTATCTGTTCAATCTGAGCATTCCAGAACTTGTCTTTCTGCAAAAATAACCCAAACTTATATAAATACCTCATGGTAAACGACTTTTCTGCATATCCTGTAACTATTGCCAAGTGGGCAGTGCAGTTTGCTTCAGGAGGAATAACTTTGCCCCGGTTATCAAGAAAAAAGCTCTCTCCTTTATAATTCATAATCCGAAGAATTGGAAGGCGTTGCGTTATCTCAATACAAATTTTTCCTGCCGGAGTTTTGTAACATTCAGCTCTTTCAATCAGCGGATGTCGGGTTAGTTCCTTTTCCAGTCGTTTGGTTTTGATTCGATCCATTTTCCTGCCTACAGGATACTCCTCTTCTTTTTTCAACAAAGTGGTTATTTCATTCTTGGTGATAAATCCTGCATTGACACTATCCTTGATAATCAGTTCAATATCCTGACAGGCCTGATCTTCAGGCTTGTTATTGAACGTTGTTACTGCTACCGCAAGGTAAGCAATAATCAGCAGCATAAGGAGCAATAGCAGAATTTTTTTTAT
The Bacteroides sedimenti genome window above contains:
- a CDS encoding GatB/YqeY domain-containing protein — protein: MDLFDKISEDIKEAMKAKDKVKLEALRNVKKYFIEAKTAPGANDTLTDEAATKIIQKLVKQGKDSAEIFIGQNRQDLAEAEMAQVRAMEIYLPKQMTPEELEAAIKAIIAETGATSAKDMGKVMGVATKKLAGLAEGRAISALVKELLA
- the ftsZ gene encoding cell division protein FtsZ, whose product is MTDEIMPFEFPTDTPSIIKVIGVGGGGGNAVNHMYKEGIHDVTFVLCNTDNQALAESPVPVKLQLGRSITEGLGAGNKPERASAAAEESIEDIKNLLNDGTKMVFITAGMGGGTGTGAAPVIAKTAKEMDILTVGIVTIPFLFEGEKKIIQALDGVEQISKHVDALLVINNERLREIYSDLTFMNAFGKADDTLSIAAKSIAEIITMRGKVNLDFADVNTILKDGGVAIMSTGLGEGENRVSKAIEDALHSPLLNNNDIFNAKKVLLNVSFCQQSELMMEEMNEIHEFMSKFDKGVEVIWGVAVDNTLENKVKITVLATGFGITNIPGMDEMISKRTQEEEERLAQLEEKEEENRRRIRIAYGEDALKGGAKTYKKRRHIYIFNPEDLDNEEIISAIESSPTFQRDKVTLENIKAKATVIEKPVVPEMENGSTIISFN
- the ftsA gene encoding cell division protein FtsA; this translates as MAVTDFIVAIELGSSKITGIAGRKDSDGIIHVLAYAKEESSSFIRKGVIYNIDKTAQSLTSIINKLEGELNNSISKVYVGVGGQSIRTMKNIVTRHFASEEIISQELVDSIIDENMQVPMIDTDILDVIPQEYKIGVNLQADPVGVLGNNIEGRFLNVVARSSIKKNLQRCFELAKIEVADYFISPLAAAEVILTDTEKRTGCALVDFGADTTTVAVYKNNILRYLSVLPLGGNNITRDICTLQIEEQEAEDLKIRYGNATLEHSDEESDRSYQLEDGRRSVENKMLNEIIEARVDEIIANVWNQIELSSYQGELMSGIIITGGGSNLKNIDEAIKNRTKINNVKIAKFIRTGIRAEGPDLLKKDGTQNTLIGLLNAGKENCCLVEVAKPVEPPVSKNIISEQVLPFNEPEDEFDYEDSAASEEERIRREEERRRREEAEKERKKAEKEEKERIKREKAAAKKAKPSKFKSIFEKLTTDMFSDTDEER